The Aeromicrobium sp. Leaf245 genome includes a region encoding these proteins:
- a CDS encoding bestrophin family protein, which translates to MITSRLPRSASVWRPLLVPMVVLLTWDVGVTIAFQAGWIEFRGITIQYTLYGTAIALFLGFMVNAAYARWWEARTLWGSIVNHSRNLAREATTLLDPLVPGARPELVDEIVRAQIAYVHSLRTSLRQQDAPAEIDAYLAPDVAVRVKSASSSPTATLSHIGRLVADARRRGMVDDIARVQVETTLSTLTDAQGGLERIKKTPLPVQYRFLPSFFARAFCVILPFAIYKDLQWWTPIGSGLVGMMFLLAVQVGRDLADPFVDRVHDVPMTAICRGIEIDLLEMIGEDPPAAVTPVGQVLW; encoded by the coding sequence ATGATCACGTCGCGCCTGCCGCGGTCGGCGTCCGTCTGGCGGCCGCTCCTCGTCCCCATGGTGGTCCTGCTGACGTGGGACGTCGGCGTCACGATCGCCTTCCAGGCGGGCTGGATCGAGTTCCGTGGCATCACCATCCAGTACACGCTCTACGGCACGGCCATCGCCCTGTTCCTGGGGTTCATGGTGAACGCGGCCTACGCCCGCTGGTGGGAGGCGCGGACCCTGTGGGGCAGCATCGTGAACCACTCGCGGAACCTCGCCCGCGAGGCCACCACGCTGCTCGACCCCCTGGTCCCCGGCGCACGACCCGAGCTCGTCGACGAGATCGTCCGGGCGCAGATCGCCTACGTGCACTCCCTGCGGACCTCGCTGCGCCAGCAGGACGCCCCGGCCGAGATCGACGCCTACCTCGCTCCCGACGTCGCGGTGCGGGTGAAGAGCGCCAGCAGCTCCCCGACGGCCACCCTGTCGCACATCGGCCGGCTCGTGGCCGACGCACGGCGTCGGGGCATGGTCGACGACATCGCCCGGGTGCAGGTCGAGACGACCCTGAGCACCCTCACCGACGCCCAGGGCGGCCTCGAACGCATCAAGAAGACCCCGCTGCCGGTGCAGTACCGGTTCCTGCCGTCGTTCTTCGCCCGCGCCTTCTGCGTCATCCTGCCGTTCGCGATCTACAAGGACCTGCAGTGGTGGACGCCGATCGGGTCCGGTCTCGTCGGCATGATGTTCCTGCTCGCGGTGCAGGTCGGTCGCGACCTCGCCGACCCCTTCGTCGACCGCGTCCACGACGTCCCGATGACCGCCATCTGCCGTGGCATCGAGATCGACCTGCTCGAGATGATCGGCGAGGATCCGCCCGCCGCCGTCACGCCGGTCGGGCAGGTGCTCTGGTGA
- a CDS encoding NTP transferase domain-containing protein, translating into MTGHARTQQEERVDHDEPDGPHGLVLAAGAGSRMGRPKALVRGDDGVPWVERAVRVLRDGGCGKVTVVLGAAAEEARALVPDDADVVVARRWDEGMSASLRAGLRSVEDSTATAVLIHLVDLPDVGPDVVRRLAATGVWTGALARASYSSRPGHPVLVGRDHWAGIVASAGGDAGAREYLRSRGAAEVECGDLAGGRDVDTASGLDAQNRSDRSDS; encoded by the coding sequence ATGACCGGGCACGCTCGCACGCAGCAGGAGGAGCGCGTGGACCACGACGAGCCGGACGGACCTCACGGTCTCGTGCTCGCGGCCGGCGCCGGCAGCCGGATGGGACGTCCGAAGGCCCTCGTCCGCGGGGACGACGGCGTGCCGTGGGTCGAGCGCGCGGTCAGGGTGCTTCGGGACGGCGGATGCGGCAAGGTCACCGTGGTCCTCGGGGCCGCGGCCGAGGAGGCGCGAGCCCTGGTGCCCGACGACGCCGACGTCGTCGTCGCCCGCCGCTGGGACGAGGGCATGTCGGCCTCGCTGCGTGCAGGGCTGCGGTCGGTGGAGGACTCGACGGCGACGGCGGTCCTGATCCACCTGGTCGACCTGCCCGACGTCGGACCCGACGTGGTCAGGCGGCTCGCGGCGACGGGGGTCTGGACAGGGGCTCTCGCGCGGGCGAGCTACTCGTCCCGTCCCGGCCACCCGGTGCTCGTCGGTCGAGACCACTGGGCCGGGATCGTCGCGTCCGCGGGCGGCGACGCGGGCGCGCGCGAGTACCTGCGGTCCCGGGGTGCCGCGGAGGTGGAGTGCGGCGACCTCGCCGGTGGCCGTGACGTCGACACGGC